Proteins co-encoded in one Sus scrofa isolate TJ Tabasco breed Duroc chromosome 14, Sscrofa11.1, whole genome shotgun sequence genomic window:
- the RP1L1 gene encoding retinitis pigmentosa 1-like 1 protein: MSSTPRDAQAPSHRECLLPSVARAPSVTQVPPAKKITFLKRGDPRFAGVRLAVHQRAFRSFGALMDELSQRVPLSFGVRSVTTPRGLHGLSALEQLQDGGCYLCSDKRPPTTPSGPCWPRGRSPSASHSQNFEGRCEGPGTPSSCKSLKTPRRITLVKNGDPRVQQTVVLSHRNMRNLTAFLSRASDLLHFPVKQVYTTSGRKVDTLKALLRSPSVLVCASHEPFRTLAMEDVRRNGMETLSGQILRNKNGSWGPKAKQSVIHERSRPASRPRQFSLLSERSGLSDPSVSLPPDCMDPVPDRHPQDMPVHLSPLVAGDDFEKNVRMNEDGSLSVEMKVRFHLLGEDPLLWSRRVRATSTLSVAGGERPVLGEAEPLGHVWKGHSGDPSEPGAQGLGSCQAGGVGAFDRGRWQQGSGYEIWMNPLFTSQGERAASPRRSGQTHHACSRVPRSQGAIIRKRRSRDSVSPASSDRPPEGSEPNSSCCSRSLEDGVSNYGPHLASRAGEGTGQGATPCGREHHHCLNPGACGLADAPPDTWMSAGSHEESSERGEPPQASPSKSSRATTSWGATQPGGPGSLTLTVSPSSLRNEDAEAEESGPGTQDRSGSGVSLSLSPGPASSGDRAGGRSPASARASTLGGSRKQEGRAGALSSPSISGLSQRAQRGRPKQRHHPKDPQCPLDSPVSRPVPRPPSRARACPEGPAPGLSGSPSSARKPGSWFSASLHSQDARGLSSIAITPVSNSDSTPNLYSPNSPSAETEGGPGFQACSPAPTPSNTSGSFNSHTEQAEGDSPKPPWPLVLPVERPEGGRLGSHRGSCCSQLSTWSLAHRSPGKTQALPASRPGGCQGPSSRACLACSRFCPMPPMPRPSGKRHPPRGHSQSEGNPSADGGVGGEGEGEEKLDVCHSQAPSSQEGPSGEAVRAVRRGSPCRGPRLRKFQGQDADGGEGLEEQAEDGGMMLGALPRASPEAVVRAWLSNIPEEPLKYEMVDEGEDVAGLDPEGLEGDPVSTRSPDDLESSIQARQPSLAEATSEKAEPDGVLPVPGSASPTSGTGLPGSKVSEAPPEAETGKGAAVDHGMGQGRLPSTISASVQIVKVLKGSEQGRPSSLPEVSSSEGRRLGRSALALITCLARLHFFDDDLGSSTGQVRFLDSPRYQELLSTFQALWPGSGLGHRDLVSGLQELGWCQALRDLRSHAATEDFTPTSSSGVDVGSGSGGSGEGSGPCAVDCALVPERMELPLNVSCQRPDSGTSVNPEVPGDHQPSGSCDTSEDGAERNSGEQTLGSDLAGGAENIMKEEGVQLEEIQEEKERAELQEEAAKGCPEEGGSVGKELPGAGSQNGAGAQEDAILQEKEAGGLVSATLSPPGRRESPTEPPGSLGERNSDASGSQSGPKAEPALEKLPRAAETGGGQTQAKLHQGAGERGTSTARRGSLGPDALWVSRLLKKMEKAFLDHLASATAELRARWGLQSNDLLDQMVAELQQDMGRRLQDSTERELHKIQSWAGGTALGLPREALRWEASLQTEQRRWRLRGLHNLSAFSEQMQGWGPLSFSLEDVPTFRGALGTQLGEEAEGEEFCPCEACMRKKAVPVSPREAVAASSAPIREAFDLQQILQKRKAGCADGGTAEVAPAKRGMEPLRRDPSGMDTVQGSGQGPGAEEGDKGEGSQTLGRDEGARKAEEAATQERGGETEPCVGSDPEQGVGKEEENTDRGSGAEDTQEGKTSGGGDRGPGEQDAGACTSEAQEAEGEEEPESGRSQGEREGGARAGQSGEASGSSSPDPEGRPVLSPAPEADTPCQRSGPKSGLSSCSTASLETCSQLSQKGSEDESSSRHTRNMEDESKDIPDPEKKVTGVHTESSTSEQEGTPLGLRTREIETEEDQAPEQEEEEDQAPEQGAEGNQAPEQEEEEDQAPEQEEEEDQAPEQGTEEDQAPEQEEEEDQAPEQGAEEDQAPEQGAEEDQAPEQGAEEDQAPEQGAEEDQAPEQGAEEDQAPEQGAEEDQASEQGAEEDQAPEQEEEEDQAPEQEEEEDQAPEQGAEEDQAPEQEEEDQAPEQEEEEDQACLGVLPVQGGGVDDHHCPPPPPLGVGQTRELESPASVEAPPPWRPRLRGGPASVEAPPPWRPRLRGGPASVPS; this comes from the exons ATGAGCAGCACCCCGAGGGATGCCCAGGCCCCCAGCCACCGTGAGTGCCTCCTGCCTTCTGTGGCCCGGGCCCCCTCTGTTACCCAGGTCCCGCCGGCCAAGAAGATAACCTTCCTCAAGCGAGGGGATCCCCGGTTTGCTGGGGTTCGCCTGGCCGTCCACCAGCGCGCCTTCAGGAGCTTTGGGGCACTGATGGATGAGCTCTCTCAGCGTGTGCCGCTCTCTTTTGGGGTGCGCTCCGTCACCACGCCCAGGGGCCTGCACGGCCTCAGTGCCCTGGAGCAGCTGCAGGATGGTGGCTGCTACCTCTGCTCGGATAAGAGGCCCCCCACGACCCCCAGCGGGCCATGCTGGCCACGGGGAAGAAGCCCTTCTGCCTCACATTCGCAGAATTTTGAAGGCCGCTGTGAGGGTCCAGGAACACCCTCTTCCTGCAAAAGTCTCAAAACCCCGCGGAGGATAACACTGGTTAAGAACGGGGACCCTCGGGTCCAGCAGACAGTGGTgctcagccacagaaacatgaggAACCTGACAGCTTTTCTCAGCAGAGCCTCGGATCTTCTGCACTTTCCCGTGAAGCAGGTGTACACAACCAGTGGGAGAAAG gtgGACACGCTGAAGGCTCTGCTGCGAAGCCCCTCGGTGCTGGTATGCGCGAGTCACGAGCCCTTCAGAACTCTGGCAATGGAAGATGTCCGAAGAAATGGAATGGAAACTCTATCTGGGCAGATTTTAAGGAACAAAAACG GGAGCTGGGGGCCCAAGGCCAAGCAGAGCGTGATCCACGAGCGGTCCAGGCCGGCCAGCAGGCCCAGGCAGTTTTCCCTGCTGTCAGAGAGGTCTGGGCTCAGCGACCCCTCGGTGTCCCTGCCTCCTGACTGCATGGACCCTGTTCCTGACAGGCACCCTCAGGACATGCCTGTCCACCTCAGCCCATTGGTGGCCGGTGATGACTTTGAGAAGAATGTCCGCATGAACGAGGATGGCAGCCTGTCTGTGGAGATGAAAGTCCGTTTCCACCTGTTGGGGGAGGACCCGCTGCTGTGGTCCAGGAGGGTCAGGGCGACCAGCACCCTCTCGGTGGCCGGTGGGGAGCGCCCCGTCCTGGGGGAGGCAGAACCCCTTGGTCATGTGTGGAAGGGCCACTCTGGGGACCCTTCAGAGCCTGGGGCACAGGGACTGGGGTCCTGCCAGGCAGGAGGCGTGGGGGCCTTTGACCGAGGCCGGTGGCAGCAGGGCTCTGGATATGAGATCTGGATGAATCCCCTGTTTACCTCCCAGGGGGAGCGGGCGGCCTCTCCGAGGAGGTCTGGACAGACCCACCACGCCTGCTCCAGGGTTCCCCGGAGCCAGGGGGCCATCATCAGGAAAAGAAGGAGCAGGGATAGTGTCAGCCCTGCCTCCAGTGACAGACCCCCCGAGGGCTCTGAACCAAATTCTTCCTGCTGCTCTAGGTCCCTGGAGGATGGCGTCAGCAACTATGGCCCACATCTGGCCTCCAGGGCTGGTGAGGGCACAGGCCAGGGTGCCACACCGTGTGGCAGGGAGCACCATCACTGCCTGAACCCTGGGGCCTGTGGCCTGGCAGATGCTCCTCCTGACACCTGGATGAGCGCTGGGTCTCATGAGGAGTCCAGTGAAAGGGGTGAGCcaccccaggcctcccccagCAAGAGTAGCAGGGCCACGACTTCCTGGGGGGCCACCCAGCCGGGAGGCCCTGGTTCCCTCACCCTCACCGTGAGCCCCTCATCTTTAAGGAATGAGGAtgcagaggcagaggagagtgGGCCGGGCACCCAGGACAGGAGCGGGTCTGGGGTGAGTTTGTCCTTGTCTCCAGGCCCAGCTAGCTCTGGGGACAGGGCAGGTGGCCGGTCCCCAGCTTCTGCCCGCGCCTCAACCCTGGGTGGGAGCAGAAagcaggagggcagagcaggCGCCCTGTCCTCACCCAGCATTTCTGGTCTCAGCCAAAGGGCCCAGAGGGGCCGCCCCAAGCAGCGCCACCACCCAAAAGACCCCCAGTGCCCACTGGACTCTCCTGTGTCCAGGCCGGTGCCAAGGCCGCCCAGCAGAGCCAGGGCCTGTCCAGAAGGCCCAGCCCCTGGCCTTTCTGGAAGCCCCAGTAGTGCCAGGAAGCCAGGTTCCTGGTTCTCTGCCTCTCTTCACTCCCAGGACGCGCGGGGGCTCAGCAGCATTGCCATTACCCCCGTGAGCAATTCTGACAGCACTCCCAATCTCTACTCCCCAAACTCACCCTCCGCTGAGACTGAAGGGGGCCCTGGGTTCCAGGCGTGCTCACCGGCTCCCACACCTTCAAACACATCCGGCTCTTTCAACTCCCACACTGAACAGGCAGAGGGTGACAGTCCCAAGCCTCCCTGGCCCTTGGTCCTGCCAGTTGAGAGGcctgagggagggaggctgggatcACACCGAGGCAGCTGCTGTTCACAGCTAAGCACGTGGTCACTGGCCCACAGGTCCCCTGGGAAAACACAAGCGCTGCCGGCCTCTCGGCCTGGGGGCTGCCAGGGGCCCTCCTCCAGGGCCTGCCTGGCGTGCAGTAGGTTCTGTCCCATGCCCCCCATGCCACGGCCTTCTGGCAAGAGGCATCCTCCCCGTGGCCACAGCCAGAGCGAGGGCAACCCCAGTGCTGATGGAGGGGTgggcggggaaggggagggggaggaaaagcTGGACGTGTGTCACTCTCAGGCCCCCAGCTCTCAGGAAGGGCCCTCAGGGGAAGCAGTCAGAGCCGTGAGAAGGGGCAGCCCCTGCCGAGGTCCCAGGCTCAGAAAGTTCCAGGGGCAGGATGCGGATGGAGGGGAGGGCCTGGAGGAGCAGGCGGAGGATGGTGGCATGATGCTGGGTGCCCTGCCCCGAGCCTCCCCGGAAGCTGTGGTCCGGGCCTGGCTGAGCAACATCCCAGAGGAGCCCCTGAAATATGAGATGGTGGATGAGGGCGAGGATGTGGCTGGGCTGGACCCTGAAGGCCTCGAGGGGGACCCAGTTTCCACACGCTCCCCAGATGACCTGGAAAGTTCAATTCAGGCCAGACAGCCATCCCTGGCAGAGGCCACCAGTGAGAAAGCAGAACCAGATGGAGTGCTCCCGGTGCCTGGCAGTGCCAGCCCCACATCAGGAACAGGCCTTCCTGGCAGCAAAGTCTCAGAAGCCCCTCCAGAGGCTGAAACAGGAAAAGGGGCAGCTGTGGACCATGGGATGGGCCAGGGCAGGCTTCCCAGCACAATCTCTGCCTCCGTACAGATCGTAAAGGTGCTGAAGGGCTCTGAGCAGGGCCGGCCCAGCAGCCTCCCTGAAGTGTCCAGCTCAGAGGGCAGGAGGCTTGGCCGCTCGGCCCTGGCCCTCATCACCTGTCTTGCCAGGCTCCACTTCTTTGATGATGACCTTGGGTCTTCCACTGGCCAAGTGAGGTTCCTGGACTCTCCCCGGTACCAAGAGCTCCTGAGCACCTTCCAGGCCTTATGGCCGGGGAGTGGGCTTGGGCACAGGGACCTGGTCTCTGGCCTCCAGGAGCTCGGCTGGTGCCAGGCCCTGAGGGACCTCAGATCACACGCTGCAACTGAGGACTTCACGCCAACGTCCTCCTCTGGTGTGGATGTTGGCAGTGGCTCTGGAGGCTCAGGGGAGGGCAGTGGACCCTGTGCTGTGGACTGTGCCCTGGTCCCTGAGAGGATGGAGCTGCCCTTAAATGTCTCCTGCCAGAGGCCTGATTCTGGAACCTCCGTTAACCCAGAGGTTCCAGGAGACCATCAGCCGAGTGGCTCTTGTGACACCAGTGAGGATGGGGCAGAAAGGAACAGCGGGGAGCAGACATTGGGCAGTGACCTGGCTGGAGGAGCTGAAAACATAATGAAAGAAGAGGGGGTACAGTTAGAggaaatacaagaagaaaaagaaagagcggAACTGCAAGAAGAGGCTGCCAAAGGGTGTCCAGAAGAGGGAGGATCTGTGGGAAAAGAACTGCCAGGGGCGGGCTCTCAGAATGGGGCGGGGGCTCAGGAAGATGCCATCCTGCAGGAAAAGGAGGCAGGAGGCCTTGTCTCGGCCACGCTGAGCcctccagggaggagagagagcccGACAGAGCCCCCTGGGAGCCTCGGTGAGAGGAACTCGGACGCCAGTGGGAGTCAAAGTGGACCCAAAGCTGAGCCTGCTTTGGAGAAGTTGCCCAGAGCAGCAGAGACAGGCGGTGGGCAAACCCAGGCCAAGCTCCACCAGGGGGCTGGCGAGAGGGGCACGTCCACAGCCCGCCGAGGGTCTCTAGGACCTGACGCCCTCTGGGTGTCCAGGCTGCTGAAGAAGATGGAGAAGGCCTTCCTGGACCATCTCGCCAGTGCTACGGCTGAGCTCCGAGCCCGCTGGGGCCTGCAGAGCAACGACCTGCTGGACCAGATGGTGGCCGAGCTGCAGCAGGACATGGGCCGGCGGCTCCAGGACAGCACCGAGAGGGAGCTTCACAAGATCCAGAGCTGGGCCGGGGGCACGGCCCTGGGGCTGCCCAGAGAAGCCCTCCGCTGGGAGGCATCCCTGCAGACAGAGCAGCGCAGATGGCGCCTCCGGGGCCTGCACAACCTCTCTGCCTTCTCGGAGCAGATGCAAGGCTGGGGTCCTCTGTCCTTCTCCCTGGAGGATGTGCCAACCTTCAGAGGGGCCCTGGGGACCCAACTTGGGGAGGAGGCCGAGGGGGAAGAGTTCTGCCCCTGCGAGGCCTGCATGAGGAAGAAAGCAGTTCCTGTGTCCCCAAGGGAGGCGGTGGCGGCCAGCAGCGCACCCATCAGAGAGGCCTTCGACCTGCAGCAGATTCTGCAGAAGAGGAAAGCAGGGTGTGCTGACGGGGGGACAGCAGAGGTGGCTCCTGCCAAGAGAGGGATGGAGCCCCTTCGGAGGGACCCCTCAGGGATGGACACTGTCCAGGGATcaggccagggccctggggcagaggagggggacaAGGGTGAGGGCAGCCAGACCCTTGGCAGAGACGAAGGTGCCCGGAAAGCAGAGGAGGCAGCTActcaggagaggggaggggaaacagAGCCCTGTGTGGGCAGCGACCCGGAGCAGGGCGtcgggaaggaggaagaaaacacgGACAGGGGCTCTGGGGCTGAGGACACTCAGGAGGGCAAAACCTCAGGAGGAGGTGATCGTGGTCCAGGAGAACAGGATGCTGGTGCCTGCACCTCAGAGGCCCAGGAAGCTGAAGGGGAGGAAGAGCCAGAGTCAGGACGAAGtcaaggggagagagaagggggtgcTCGGGCTGGACAGTCAGGTGAAGCTTCTGGAAGTAGCAGCCCAGACCCAGAGGGGAGGCCCGTGCTGTCCCCAGCCCCAGAGGCAGACACTCCCTGCCAGAGGTCAGGCCCAAAGTCAGGCCTCTCCTCCTGCAGCACGGCATCTCTGGAAACCTGCTCCCAGCTCTCTCAGAAAGGCTCTGAGGACGAGTCTTCAAGCAGACACACCAGGAACATGGAAGATGAGTCCAAGGACATCCCTGATCCAGAGAAAAAAGTCACAGGCGTGCATACAGAAAGCTCCACTTCTGAGCAAGAAGGGACCCCCTTGGGCTTAAGGACCcgagagatagagacagaggaagaccaggctccagagcaggaggaagaggaagaccaGGCTCCAgagcagggagcagagggaaACCAAGCtccagagcaggaggaagaggaagaccaGGCTCCagagcaggaagaagaggaagaccagGCTCCAGAGCAGGGAACAGAGGAAGACCAGGCTCCagagcaggaagaagaggaagaccagGCTCCAGAACAGGGAGCAGAGGAAGACCAGGCTCCAGAACAGGGAGCAGAGGAAGACCAGGCTCCAGAACAGGGAGCAGAGGAAGACCAGGCTCCTgagcagggagcagaggaagaCCAGGCTCCAGAACAGGGAGCAGAGGAAGACCAGGCTCCAGAACAGGGAGCAGAGGAAGACCAGGCTTCAgagcagggagcagaggaagaCCAGGCTCCAgaacaggaagaagaggaagaccagGCTCCagagcaggaagaagaggaagaccagGCTCCAGAACAGGGAGCAGAGGAAGACCAGGctccagagcaggaggaggaagaccaGGCTCCAgaacaggaagaagaggaagaccag GCCTGCCTGGGTGTCCTGCCTGTGCAGGGGGGTGGTGTCGATGACCaccactgcccccccccgcccccgctgggTGTGGGACAGACCAGAGAGCTGGAGA